In a single window of the Rhodamnia argentea isolate NSW1041297 chromosome 2, ASM2092103v1, whole genome shotgun sequence genome:
- the LOC115746338 gene encoding 50S ribosomal protein 6, chloroplastic isoform X2 — protein MSISAIFGTRVPVAPSPPAGSASSKAAPRFAGGESISGAGMVSIIECSSRPQKKATAHHMKTRPRKTQAWDIRRKPTVYAPLPPLPPDWTLASSGGSDDADAASAEIISRSELPPQALC, from the exons ATGTCCATCTCCGCCATATTCGGGACTCGAGTCCCTGTTGCGCCCTCACCTCCCGCCGGCTCCGCCTCTTCCAAGGCGGCCCCAAGATTCGCCGGCGGTGAGAGCATCAGCGGTGCAGGGATGGTTTCGATTATAGAGTGCTCGTCGAGGCCGCAAAAGAAGGCGACCGCGCACCACATGAAGACGAGGCCCCGCAAGACTCAGGCTtgggacattcggcgcaagcCCACCGTCTACGCgcctctccctcctctccctcctgACTGGACTCTCGCCTCTAGTGGCGGCAGCGATGACGCAGACGCCGCTTCTG CTGAAATAATTTCACGTAGTGAGCTGCCTCCTCAAGCATTGTGCTGA
- the LOC115746338 gene encoding 50S ribosomal protein 6, chloroplastic isoform X4 — MSISAIFGTRVPVAPSPPAGSASSKAAPRFAGGESISGAGMVSIIECSSRPQKKATAHHMKTRPRKTQAWDIRRKPTVYAPLPPLPPDWTLASSGGSDDADAASAPANFIHPSSADVGT; from the exons ATGTCCATCTCCGCCATATTCGGGACTCGAGTCCCTGTTGCGCCCTCACCTCCCGCCGGCTCCGCCTCTTCCAAGGCGGCCCCAAGATTCGCCGGCGGTGAGAGCATCAGCGGTGCAGGGATGGTTTCGATTATAGAGTGCTCGTCGAGGCCGCAAAAGAAGGCGACCGCGCACCACATGAAGACGAGGCCCCGCAAGACTCAGGCTtgggacattcggcgcaagcCCACCGTCTACGCgcctctccctcctctccctcctgACTGGACTCTCGCCTCTAGTGGCGGCAGCGATGACGCAGACGCCGCTTCTG CACCAGCTAATTTTATTCATCCATCCTCTGCGGATGTTGGAACTTGA
- the LOC115746338 gene encoding 50S ribosomal protein 6, chloroplastic isoform X1, with protein MSISAIFGTRVPVAPSPPAGSASSKAAPRFAGGESISGAGMVSIIECSSRPQKKATAHHMKTRPRKTQAWDIRRKPTVYAPLPPLPPDWTLASSGGSDDADAASGTASSSSSSSSSPPPPAQAPPTS; from the coding sequence ATGTCCATCTCCGCCATATTCGGGACTCGAGTCCCTGTTGCGCCCTCACCTCCCGCCGGCTCCGCCTCTTCCAAGGCGGCCCCAAGATTCGCCGGCGGTGAGAGCATCAGCGGTGCAGGGATGGTTTCGATTATAGAGTGCTCGTCGAGGCCGCAAAAGAAGGCGACCGCGCACCACATGAAGACGAGGCCCCGCAAGACTCAGGCTtgggacattcggcgcaagcCCACCGTCTACGCgcctctccctcctctccctcctgACTGGACTCTCGCCTCTAGTGGCGGCAGCGATGACGCAGACGCCGCTTCTGGtaccgcttcttcttcttcttcttcttcttcttctcctcctcctcctgctcagGCTCCACCCACCAGCTAG